Part of the Rhizobium tropici CIAT 899 genome, ACCTCATCCACCGGCCCGATCTCAATGACGCGACCGGCATACATGACCGCGACACGATCGGCCGTTTCGGCGATCACCCCCATATCGTGGGTGACGAGCATGACGCCGGTACCGTGCTCGCGGCAAAGTTTTCGCAATAGTGCAGTGATCTGCGCCTGGATCGATACATCGAGCGCCGTGGTCGGTTCATCGGCGATGATCAGTTGCGGGTTGCCCGCCAGCGCCAGCGCGATGACAACCCGCTGGCGCATGCCGCCGGAAAACTGGTGTGGGTAATGATCGATCCGCTCGTCGGCGCCGGGAATGCCGACCTGTTTCAGAAGGTCGATCGCATAAGCTCTCGCCTCCGCGCGGCTGCGATCCGAATGCAGGCGGATCGTCTCGATCAATTGCTGGCCGATGGAGAAGAGTGGGTTGAGCGAGGTCAAAGGGTCCTGAAAGATGGCACCGACCATACGGCCACGGATCCGCGCCATTTCGGCTTCGCCAAGATTGTCGGTGCGCTTGCCGCCGATGCGGATCTCACCGGTTGAAATCCGGCCCGGCGGTTCGAGAAGTCCCAGAACGGACATGCCGGTCATCGACTTGCCGGCACCGCTTTCGCCGACGACACCGAGAATTTCGCCGCGCCGGATGGTGAGGGACACGTCGGACAGCGCGGTCAGAACGCCCTTACGCTTCGGAAACTCCACCGAGAGGCCCCTGACGTCGAGCGCCGGTACACCCGATATGGAGGGATGGATTACGGCGGTCATGACAGGACCTCGCTGACGACTGGGTACAAGGGATAGCTTGACGGGAAAATCTCGCTCACCGGCGGGTGGCCGAATGTGCGCTCGGGGTAGCGGGCGACAAGGCCGTCGAACTGCGCCTGAGCCCTGCCACGGTCGGCAACGAGATCGATACCGGCTACCGCCCCATCGCGCATCGACAGGCGCCCGTCGACGATCGTGGCGCGGGTGACGCGACCGGTCGCACCATAGACGAGCGTCTGGATGGGATCGATACGGGGCGCGATCATATGGTCCGCCATGTCGAATATGGCGATATCCGCCTTGGAGCCGGGGAAGAGACGACCAAGATCCGGTCGTTTCAGCGCATCGGCGCCGGCGATGGTCGCCGCATCGTAGAAATCGGCGGCTGAGCCAGCATCAGCGCGGCCTTCTGCGATCCGGTTGACGATCAGGCCGGTCGCCATGTTCAAGACCATATCCGGCGGCGCCGTGTCGGTTCCCATGCCTATGCGAATGCCCATGGCCTTGAGCCGCGAGAAGGACTTGAGCATCGACCCATGCCGGCCGGAAACCAGTGGGCAATGGGCGATGGTGACGTTGTTTGCGGCATAGCGGTCAAGATCCGCGTCGGTCGCGACCGTGGCATGCGGCGCAATCAGCCGCGAAGACAAGAGCCCGAGACCATCCAGCCATTCCGGCGCCGTCATACCATGCAATCGGCGGACGGTCTGCAATTCCATATCGCCCTGGGCCATGTGCAGGCGCACCGGCAGGTCCATGTCCTGTGCATGCGCGAACGTTTTGCGCAACAGTGCCTCTGTGCAGGTCTCGACACGATCAGGCGCGAGTAGGCCGGAAATCAGGCCGCCGGCCGTTCCGTGAACGCGGCGGGCGAAAGATGCGGCTTCGACGAGCTCCGCAAGCCCCCGCTCTTCGTCGAAGATAGGTTGCATCACGCCCGCCTCATCGAGAATAACGCCGCCGCTGCGAAAGGCCGGCCCGAGCCACACGCGCAGGCCAAGATCTTCGGCCGCTTCGGCTCCCGCTTCAAACTCCGCGACCGTTTCGCCCCAGGCCCGATAGAAGAGCGAGGCGATCGGCAGCGCCGAGGTAATGCCATTCAGAAGCAGTTGCGCGAAGGCGTATCGCTTCTGGAAAGCCAACTCTTCGGGTGCGTACATTTCGTAGGCCCGCGCCGCATAGTCTGTCGGCCAGACACGACCTTTCTGCCACCCAGGTTGGTTATCCATGCCGAGCACGGTCGTATCGAGATCGGACAAGGCGTCGAGATCGACAAAGCCCGGCCCGATCAGGGCCTCGCCCATGTCGTAACGGGCAGAAACTTCGCCTTCGAAGTTCTGCCCGACCCAGACGACGCGATCGCACTCTATGACGACCTCGCCGTTCTCGATCAGCCGCCGCCCTTGCGGCATGTCGGCGATGACGAAGCGCGCACGAAGTGCCCAGCGGCCGTCAGGCCGCTTGCCAAGGGGAAGATCAGACCAACGGGGTGCATATGTCATGGCCGTTCCCGCAGGCTCTTGCCGTCTCGGGCAACGATATTTCCGGCAGTGACCACAAGCTTGCGGGGCGCATGGGTGACGATCGCTTCGCCGAGGGTTTCGCCCTCGACGAGAACGATGTCACCCCGCCCGCCAACCTCCAGAGCATGCCGGGTACGGTCCATCGCAACCGCACCGCCGGTCGTGCAGACATCAAGAGCAAGTGCCAGTTCGTCATCGCGTCGCAGGTTGTTCTTCATGCCAAGCAGCATGGCACGTTCCAGCATGTCGCCGTTACCATACGGCCCCCAGGTGTCACGGAAGCCATCGACGCCGGCGCCGAAGCGTACGCCTGCGGCGCGCAGGCGCTTGAGGGACGGTACTTCGCGCGAAGGCGGCGCGGTCGTCAGGATCGGCACATCGAGCTCGGTGCAGGTATCGATCAGGCCCTGCGTCATGTTCCAGTCCGGCGCGCCGAGGCAAAACGCATGGCTGACGGCGACCTTGCCCTGCATGCCGTGAGCGCGAATGCGCTCGAACGTCATATCCATCGAAAAGGCGCCGAGCTCACCGCCTTCGTGAAGGTGAATATCGATACCTTTACCGTGCTTTTCCGCGATGGCGAAAATCGTGTCGAGATGCCCCTTCGGATCGCGATCCATGCCGCAGGGATCAAGCCCTCCGACGAGATCGGCGCCCATGGCCATGCTCCTGTCGATAAGTTCGGCGGTTCCCGGCCGGCGTATCAGGCCGGATTGCGGGAAGGCGACGATCTCGATCTCCACCACGCGGGTGAGCTGCCTGCGGGTTTCCATCACGCCCTCGAGCGCGATCAGGCCCTGATCGGTATCGATATCCACATGGGTGCGGATCAGCGTCGTGCCATAACCGACCGATTGCAGCGACTGGCGCATCGACTGAACATGGGCATCGAGCCCGTAGTCGCGCTTGACCTTGCGCTCGTTATCGATCTTGTCGATCAGCCGCGGGCCGACCTCGTTCTTGTACCAGGGGTAGCCGAGCAGCGACTTGTCGAGGTGGGTATGGGCATCGACCAAACCGGGGATGGCAATGCGGCCGCCGGCATCTTCCACCGGCACGCCTTCCGCTGCCAGTGACGATCCAATGGCGGCGATCCGGCCGTTCTCGATACGGATATCGGCAAGCTCGCCGCCGATCGGCCTGGCGTTTTTGATCAGAAGATCGCTCATGGAAATACCTCAGCGCAGTTTGGGATTGAGGGCGTCACGAAGCCAATCGCCGAGCACGTTGATCGACACGACGAGAAGACAGAGTTGCAGACCCGGAAAGAGCACGATCCACCACTGACCGGAAAATAGATACTGGTTGCCGATCCGGATCAGCGTACCGAGCGACGGTTGCTCGGGCGGCATGCCGACGCCGAGGAACGACAGCGTCGCCTCGATCAGGATGCCGAGGCCGAAATTGAGCGTCGCGGTAACGAGCAGCGGCGTGGTGGTGTTGGGAAGGATATGTTTAACGAGAACGCGCCAGGTCGGCACACGGATCAGCCGCGCAGCCTGCACATACTCCTTGTTGCGCTCGACCATCGTGAGCGCCCGCACGGTCCGGGCATATTGCACCCAGGCGGAAAGCGAGATGGCAAAGACGATGACGCCGGATGAACCGATCTCGCGTAACGAGGACGGCAAGGCCTGTCGCGCCAGCGCCGAAACGAGAATGGCGATCAGCATGGTCGGCATCGATAGGAGCACGTCACCAGCCCGCATCAAAAGGCTATCCGCCCACTTGCCGTAATAGCCGGCAATCAGACCGACGATTGCGCCGACCAGGAGCGAAACAGCCACTGAGGCCGCACCGATGATGATCGAGGCACGCGAGCCGTAAAGCACCGCCGACAGCAGGTCGCGCCCTTGCGTATCCGTTCCGAGCAGGAAGGGCCACTGGCCGCCGTCCATCCAGATCGGCGGGATTTCCGCGTTCAGAAGATCGAGCGAGGCAAGATCATAAGGATTCTGAACCGTGATCCATGGTGCAAGGAAGGCCGAGGCGACAAGCAGAAGAAGCAATGCCGCAGCGATCACCGCCGATGGATGATGCCAGAAGCTCCACCACAGATCGCTGTCGCGAAGGCGCGCGATCCATGACGGCGTAGCGCGGGCGGGCTTTTTCGCGGTCTGTTCGACAATGGTCATGATGAGCTCCCGTCAGGCGGCACGCAGCCGCGTATCGATCACCGCATAGGCAATATCGACGAGCGTGTTCAGCGTCACGAAAATGAAGGATACAATGCAGAGATAGGCCGCCATGACGGGGATATCGACAAAGGTAACGGCCTGCATGAAGAGCATGCCCATGCCTGGCCACTGGAAGACGGTTTCCGTCACCAGCGCGAAGGCGATCAGGTTGCCGACCTGCATGGCCGTCAGCGTGACGACCGGCATCAGGCAATTCTTCAACGCATGGCGGAACCACAGGGCACGGTGCTTGACGCCGCGGGCGCGGGCAAACTTGATGAAATCCGCCCGCAAGATCTCCAGCATCTCGGCGCGGACGAGGCGCATGACGAGCGTGATCTGAAAGAGTGACAGTGACAGAGCGGGCAGCACGAGCGCCGCCCTTCCGGATGCGGTCAAAAGTCCTGTCGACCACAAGCCGAGCTGGACCACCTCGCCGCGACCATAGCCCGGCAGCCACCCGAGGCTGACAGAGAAGACGAGGATAAGAATGATGCCCACGAAAAAGCTCGGCAGCGACACGCCGACGATGGAGGAGAACTGCAGGCTTTCGGCCCACCACCGCCCTCGCCCGATCGCCGTGAACACACCGAGCGGGATGCCGACCAGGAGCGATAGGAGCGTGGCAATGATCACCAGTTCGAATGTCGCCGGAAAGCGTTCGGCAATCAGCGTGGTGACGGATTGCTGGTTGCGCCAGGACAGGCCGAACTCACCATGTGCCGCATTGCCGACGAAGCGCACATATTGCGCGAAGAAGCCATCGTTGAGGCCCAGCCGGGCGCGAAGCTCATCGCGTTCCACCTGCGTGGCACTCTCGTTGACCATCAACTCCACCGGATCACCGAGGAACCGAAAGATCAGGAAGGCGAAGAACGCGACCGTCAGCATGACGAGAATGGCATTGCCGACGCGCTTGACGAGGAAGGCGAGCATGAGACGTTCCTGAATGTGACCTTGGCCGGGTGGTTTTCAGGCTTTGCAGCCTGCCCGTTGAATTTGCCGGGGCCGGCCGAACAGCCGGCATCGCCCCGAAGTATCCCCTCACCGCGCTTCAACCACAGCGAGGGGAGCGGGATTACATCTTCACCAGCCACAGGCGGGGCAGGTTGTCTGAGAAGAGCGGAAAATCCTTGATCTTGGAATTCGTGGCCCAGGCCAACGGCTGCTGGTGGAGCGGGATCATCAGCACATGTTCCTTGGCAATCTTCAGCGACTGCCCTTCCATGGCCAGACGCTTCGTCTGATCGAGCTCGACGGCGGAGGCTTCCGTCACCTTGTCGAATTCCTTGTCCGACCAGCCGCCCCAGTTGAAGATGCCGAACGAGCCTTCCTTGGTGTGCAGCACCTGCGAGGTGAGGCTATAGGTGTCGAGCATCGGCAGCGTCGCCCAGCCGAGCGTATAGACGTCGACCTTGCCCGAGGAGCGTTTCGGCGTCTGGACGGCGCGGGTGCCCTGATCGAGCTGCGGCTTTAGGCCAACGCGCGACCACATGGAGGCGACGGCCTGGCAGACCTGTTCCTCGTTGACGAGACTGTCGGCACAGTTGAAGTTGAAGGCGAAGCCTTCAGCGCCGGCGGCTTTCAGCAGCTCCTTGGCTTTTTCCGGATCGGCCTTCATCGGCGTGTCGATCGCTGCATCGTAACCGGGGATCTGCGGCGCAACGAGGGCACCGGCATTGCGCGACTTGCCGCGCATGACCTTCTTGTTGATGAGGTCGAGATCAATCGCGAGCTGCATGGCCTGACGGACGCGGATATCCTTCATCAGGTTCGGCTTGCCGTCGATCAGCTGATCGCGCTGACTGAAGCCGATCATCACCGTGCGAAGATCGGTGCCTTCCAGCACCCTCACCTGCTGCGATGCTTGAAGGCGTGGAATATCCTGTACCGGAGCCTGATCGGTAAAGTCGATATCACCGGCCAGAAGTGCCGCCACACGCGTCGAATTGGATGCGATCGGGGTGAATTCGATCCGGTCGATATTGTGCTGCGGCTTATCCCACCAGCCGTCGAACTTGGTGAACACCGTCTTTGCGTCAGGCTGGCGGCTTTCGATCTTGAACGGACCGGTGCCGTTCTCGTGGTAGGTCGCATAGCCCTCGGTACCCGAGCCCACATCGGTCGGTGCTTCAGCACTGTTGTCCTTCAGCCAGACGGCATCGAAGATGTAGATGGTGGTCAGGTCGTTGAGGAGAAGTGGATAGTTAGCCGATACATCGATCTCGATCGTATGGGCATCGATGACGCGTGAGCCCTTATACGCGGGAATATTGCCGCGCAGCGGCGATTTCGGATCGCTTGCGCGCTTCAGCGACGCCTGCACATCCTCCGCGGTGAAATCGGCGCCGTTATGGAATTTCACGTCGTCGCGCAGGTGAAACCGCCACGTGGTCGGCGAAACGATCTCCCAGGACGTGGCCAGAGCCGGTTCGATCTTCAGGTTGCGATCGTAGCGAACCAGTCCTTCATAGACATGGTTGAGCACGCCAAGCGCAAAACTGTCACCATAGGAATAAGGATCGAGCGAGCTGATATCGCGCGAGGCGCCCCATTTCAGCGTCCCGGCCATCGCCGGCATCGAGAGCGCCAAAAGCGCAACACCGGTTGCCATAATTCGTGTAAATCGCATTGCAAATTCCCCTCGGATTGCATGCAATGCCCGCTCGTTCTTGAGCGATAAATCAATGCATGTCGTTGAAATCCCATTCCGCCAGGCTGCTTTTCGCTTTATTCTCTGTGGATTGAATTGGAGGCTAGATCAATACGAATACAAACTCAAGATAAAATTGCATGCAATTTTGATATCTGGATTTAATGCAATATCTGTGCGATACGAAGCCGAACTGCATTCAGGCGAAAGAACCGCGCGCAATGTCTACGAATCTCAGCAGAAGTGATGCGATTTATGGCTCGCTGCGCCGGGCAATTCTCGAGCAGGCACTGAAGCCGGGCACCAAACTGCCGGAGGATTCGATAGGCGACACGTTCGGCGTCAGCCGTACGAGTGCACGCAATGCGCTGCTGCGCCTGGCCTCCGACGGGTTGGTGGAAATCAAGCCGAACCGCGGCGCCGCAGTTGCAATGCCGACGCTGGAAGAGGCAGTAGAAGTGTTCGCGCTGCGGCGCTGCCTAGAGCGCGAGGTGATAGAACGGCTTTGCAAGCGCATTCCGCGCGATGGCGTCGACGCCCTGATCAGCCACGTGCGCGAGGAGGAACGGGCGCTTAAAGCATCGTCTCCGCGCTCTATTCGTCTTGCCGGGGAGTTTCATATCCTCCTGGCCGAATTGACGGGATCCAAGTTGTTGATCGACTTCATCAGCCAGATCGTGTCCCGCTCGTCATTGATCCTTGCCCGTTTCGGCCGGCCGCATTCGGCAGAATGCGGCATCGACGAGCATATCCAGTTGATCGAAGCATTGAAACGGCAGGATCTCGCCAAGGCCGCCGAAATCATGGATCACCACCTGCACGCGGTGGAGGATCGCGCCAAGGCGGATGATAGCCACGAAGGACCGGATATCGGCGAAATTCTCAGCCGGTATATGGCGACGTCCGACTAACTGTGTCGGGAAATGCAGCATCTATATCTAGAGCGCGTCGAAATCGGATAGTCAGCCGCCGAAGCCACATTGAAGGATGTGACTTCGGCGCATGCTTCCGTCCGCGTCGCAGCGACTTGCGCAGGACGATCTGCCCATCCGCGCAATAGCGCATTGAAAACCGCGACAGGCGCGGGTGCATGATCTCAGCGAGTCATGGAGGTACTTCCATCATCGCTCAATAACGTGACAACTCCTGAGAACCGGACTACCTTCAAATGAGCGTTCGCGAAAGAGAAAGTCTACGATATACTTTTGAAACTTGGTTCATCAATTTCGTCCGGGCAACAAATGACGTTTTCTGAAGCTGAAATTAGAGAACTTTCGGATATTATCGGATTTATCTACGAGACGGTCCTTGATGAAGATATCTGGCCGAAGGTTCTGGAGCTGGTATGTCGATTTGTGCGAGGAAAAGCGTCACGAATTTACTGGAGGGACGGAAGCAGACCCGATAGCGAAACGTTTTATTCTTGGGGATTTGATCCAAATTTTCTGCAGATCTACACGAAAAAATACCTGTCCCTCAATCCCATTTATCCAGCGTCAATTTTCATTAATCCGGGAGAGATCTTTTCGGCAAGCGACCTCGTTCCGGTTCACGAATTCCAAGCCAGCCGATTCTTTAGAGAGTGGGTCGCGCCTCAGGGTTTTTTTGACGCGGCGATCTTCAACATCCAGCGTCACAAGACAGGTGCGGCCGCCTTCACTATCATTACCGATAAGGATTACGGCCTGGTAGACCACGAACTGCGCGCAAGGTTAAAACTCCTGGTCCCGCATCTTCAGCGCGCCGCCCTTATCGGTCGAGAGGTGGGCAGGCACCGGCTACGTTCAGGGTCACTCGAGGCGGCGCTCAACCAAATTGAGGCGGGCGTGTTCATTCTGGACGCCACCGGACGCCCGGTCTGGACCAATCAGGTAGCCAACACCTTGCTTGCGCACGGCGATCTCGTTCGCAACAGCGTTCTCGGGCTCGGCCTCGCCGGCCCAAGCGCCGACCGATTACTCCGGGAAAGTTTGGCGGCTCCCCTCGAACGCCCAGAAAACTTGCTCACACCAACACCGGCCCTCATCAAGATGAAGGACAGCGAGGGTATTGAATGGCTAGGCTACCTGATGCGGCTTCTGCCACAGTCACAAACGCAGGTGGCTTTTGATCAGGTCGGACGATCCGCTCACGCTGCCCTGTTCGTTCGGCGGGTAGAACCAGCAACGGCATCGGGGGTCGAGGCCGCAGCTAAGCTGTACGCGCTCACGTCGGCAGAAGCGAGGGTCCTGCAGGCAACGCTGGAATTCGACACGGTAGCAAAGATGGCGGACGCTTTGGGCGTCGCACCCAGCACGGTTAAGACGCATCTGTCCTCGATATTCGGTAAAACAGGTGCCTCGCGACGAGCCACCCTTGTCAAATCGGTCATGTCTCTCCAGCGATGAATCCTAGAGCAGCTGAGTTTTTCACGGAATCTCCGAGCCGCTCTATCTCTTTGTTGTCTCGCAATTCCGGACGGAGAACCGCTTCCGCACTCTTCCTGGAATTGCTCTAAGTATCTTCCGACAGGTCTGGAATCTTTCTGGTCTCGCCAGCCCAGGGACGCGCAATTTTCTGCAAACTCCGCGGATGGATCCACCAAACGATGGATACAGCTTGGGCGTTGCCCCTGATATGGCCGGCACCGGTGTCGTCGACGGTAATGAAGGGCGCCGAGACCAGCCCGGCGTGCACGACAGTGGGCTTCGATACCTCTCACATATGGACACCTCGGTTAGAAGCGGGGAGCCCGCCGCACATGCGAAAGCTCCTTTCTAGTGCTTAATCGCGATGCTCCGGCATTGCCTTCAGCTGGTCCTTTGTCCAGGAAGTCACGCCATGGATCTCGCCGCTTTCGTCGCGCATGAAATCGAGATCGGTCACTCGAACGGACACCGGCTTTGCGCCGATACCAAGGAAGCCGCCAACGTCGATCACGACGCTGCTGCTGATGCCGGCTCCATGCACGTGGTCAACCGTGCCAACCTTGTGATCATCAGTACCATAGATCGATGCGCCTTCCAGATTAGCCTGTGTGAATTCTTCTTCGGTCAGTCGTATGTGGTTGCTATGATCCATGAGTTATTCCTCCTTTAGCTTCGGGTGTAGCGTCGATTAGCGATGTGATTGGCCTTGCGTTCCTGTGTGTCCGTGTACCTGGATTGATTGCCACTGGGGCTTGGCCTTTCCTTTTCCGTTCATCAAAAGAACGAACGGCCATGCGAAAGCTTTGTTCCGGAGGGCGCAGTTCGGAAGTCAATCCCTATGATCGACCTCTACCAGCGAGTCGACCAAACTCCCCTGGAAACGCTTGGCGTTTGGCATTTAATCGGGTCCTGCTCACTTTGCGTGGTTAAGAGATCGCTCGTAGTTGCGCCGCTATGGGCTGGCATGCGACCAAAATCGAAATGGTCGCCTGGTCCGGGCATCAAGGTTAAGAGCATGGTAATCGGCGAGGAAGGCTGTTGGGCTGTGTCCGCTTGCGGACCATCCTAGGGCATATGCCCGGATTGCCGATATTGCGCCCGGCGAAGCCGACTGCGCCAAGGCGTTTCAGGCGCCTGCTCATGCGGCACCAGGTGCCCACGCCGTTCCTTTTCCCAACGGCGGATGTATCGGGGACCCTCAGCTCTCGAATGATCGTGGCGACTATGCATGAGGGATATCCAAAACGTTTTGACTTGACTCCCAAAACGTTTTGGAGAATCCTTTGCGCCATTCGGGAGGACGATCTTGGCAAATCTCAAGCAGCTCGCACAGTCGCTCGGACTGTCGATCACCACGGTTTCCCGCGCACTCGACGGTTACGACGATGTCTCTGCAGCAACCCGGAAGCGTGTGAGAGAGGCTGCAGACATGGTCGGCTATCGCCCCAACGCGTCGGCGCGCAGGCTGAGAAAGCAACGCGCCGAACTGGTTGCCATCACGCTGCCGAGCGACCCCGGCCATATCGGTCCACCGCATTTCCTCGATATGCTCTCCAGCTGTGCTGAGCATCTTGCGAGTGCCGGCCTCAATCTGGTCATCGCGCCTGTGCCACGCGGTGAAAGCGAACTCGATATATGCCGTCGTTTCGTTGATGGCCGCCGCGTCGATGCCATGCTTCTCGTGCGCACCAGGCGGCAGGACGAACGCGTCGAATTTCTCCAGTCGCGCGGCATTCCCTTCGTCACCAATGGACGCACCGAAAGCCTCGTGCCGCATCCCTATATCGACGGCGACGGTTTTGCCGGGTTCCACGCGGCAACGGTCCGTTTTCAGGCCGCCGGCCACCGCCGCATCGGCCATATTGCCGGGCCGCAGGACTATTACTTCGCGCATGTGCGCCGCACGGGCTGGAAGGCCGCGATGGACGAGGCAGGTCTGGATGCCGATCTCTGCGCCGAAGGCGTGCCTACGGAACAGGGCGGCTATCTCGCCGCACTGGAACTGCTCCGGCAGCCTTCGCGTCCCACCGCCCTCGTCTGCTCCACGGACGAAATGGCGATCGGAGCGCTCAGAGCGCTACGCGAAATCGATGGCGGCGACGCGATCAGCATTGTCGGTCACGACGACCTGCCGACGGGCGCCTTCACCAACCCTTCCCTCTCGACCATGCGCATGACCGGCGAAAACCTCGGCGCGAGCTTCGCCTCGCTGCTGTTGCGGGCGATCGCCGGCGAGCCTGCGGAGGAACTGCAGGAGCTTCACGCGATCGAATTCATCGATCGCGACAGCCATCGCCGTCCGATGAAGGCGGCATGATCCGACACAGTGCATCACAGATAAAAACAATGAAGGAGGAGAGAATATGAAACGCATCACGTCATTCGGAATTCTGGCTTCCACTGTGCTGGGCTTTGCTTCGCCGGTGCTTGCCCAGACGGTTTTCGTATCCACCCAGCTTCGCCCGATCGAAGAGGCGACCGTCGTGCGGCAGGACCTGCTGAAGGATGCCGGCAAGGTGGATTATGTGGTCGAGGAACCGCCGCAGTTCGCCGTACGCATGGAAGCGGAGGCCAAGGCCGGCAAGCACACCGTCAGCCTGATCGGCGCGCTGCACGGCGAGCTTTCACCACTCGCCGACAAGGATCAGCTCGAACCGCTTGATAATCTCGCTAAGAAGCTCGCTGCCGACGGCATGCCGCAATCGCTCCTCGATCTCGGCAAGCTCGGCAAATCCATCCAGCAATACATTCCGTGGATGCAAGCAACCTATGTCATGGCCGCCAAGAAGGAAGCCCTGCAATACCTGCCAAAGGGCGCCGATATCAACGCCATCACCTACGATCAGCTGATCGAGTGGGGCAAGAACATGCAGCAGGCGACGGGCCAGCCGCAAATCGGCTTCCCGGCCGGTCCCAAGGGCCTGATGGCACGTTACTTCCAAGGCTATTTCTACCCATCCTTCACCGGCGGCGTAGTGCGCACCTTCAAGAACGCCGATGCCGCGGCAGGCTGGGAGAAACTCAAGGCGCTCTGGACCTATGTAAACCCCAACTCGACCAATTACGACTTCATGCAGGAGCCGCTGGCCGCGGGTGAAGTCATGGTCGCCTGGGACCATGTCGCCCGACTGAAGAATGCCATTTCCGCCTCGCCGGACGACTATGTCGTATTCCCGTCTCCGGCCGGCCCCAAGGGCCGCGGATACATGCCCGTTCTCGCAGGCCTTTCGATCCCGAAGGGTGCCCCGGATGCGGCTGGCGCGACGAAGATCATCGAAACACTGACGACCCAGAAGATCCAGCTGCTCACCGCGTCCAAGGTCGGCTTCTTCCCGACGCTGAACGTCCAGTTGCCACCGGATCTCGACAAGGGCGTAGCACTTCTCGCCGGCGCCGTTACCAAGACCCAGGCGGCCAAGGATGCCGTGATCTCGCTTCTTCCAGTCGGCCTCGGCGACAAGGGCGGCGAGTTCAACAAGGTCTATATGGACAGCTTCCAGCTGATCGTGCTGCAAAACCAGCCCGTCGGCGACGTGCTGGCCAAGCAGGGCGCCGTCATGGCCAAGCTGATGACCGATACCAAGGCTCCCTGCTGGGCACCGGATGCCAAGAGTGACGGCGCCTGCCCGGTTCAATAATCCTCCCTGGAGTGCCTGGGCGCGAATGCCCGGACATTCTTTCTGCAACCCTGCTTTTCGAGGCGGGAGTCCATGACCCAAAACCGACCCTGGATCCCCTATCTGCTGATCCTGCCATCCGTCGTTTTCCTCGGCCTGCTTTTCATCGTGCCGCTGGTGCAGACGATCTGGCTGGCGGTCTCGGATGACGGCGCGCCGTCGCCTGCAAACATGCAGCGCATGGTGACGGACATCAATTTCATGCAATCGGTGCGCAACACGTTCCTGCTGACGATCGTGGTCGTACCGGTCCAGATCGCCATCGCGCTCGCCATGGGCACAATGGTCGCCAAGATCGGCCGCGGGCGGGAGACGATTCTGTGGATTTGGACGATCCCGCTCGGCATTTCGGATCTCGCCGCCGGCCTCGTCTGGCTGTCGATCCTTCAGAATACCGGTTATTTCAACTCGCTGCTCTTCAGCCTCGGCGTGATCAGCCGCCAGGCGAGTTGGCTCTCCTACCAGACGCCGGTTGCGCTTTTCATCGCCATCGCGGTGGCGGAGATCTGGCGCGGCACGGCGATCGTCATGGTCATCATCGTCGCCGGCCTCAACCAGGTGCCGAAGGAGTTCAAGGAAGCCGCCGAAATCTTCGGGGCCGGTCCCTGGACGCGCTTCTGGAAAATAACGCTGCCGTTGATCCGCCCGGCGCTGCAATCGGCCCTCATCCTGCGCACCGTGCTCGCCTTCGAGGTGTTCGCAGTCGTATATGCGCTGGGCGGCCGTAATTT contains:
- a CDS encoding ABC transporter substrate-binding protein; its protein translation is MKRITSFGILASTVLGFASPVLAQTVFVSTQLRPIEEATVVRQDLLKDAGKVDYVVEEPPQFAVRMEAEAKAGKHTVSLIGALHGELSPLADKDQLEPLDNLAKKLAADGMPQSLLDLGKLGKSIQQYIPWMQATYVMAAKKEALQYLPKGADINAITYDQLIEWGKNMQQATGQPQIGFPAGPKGLMARYFQGYFYPSFTGGVVRTFKNADAAAGWEKLKALWTYVNPNSTNYDFMQEPLAAGEVMVAWDHVARLKNAISASPDDYVVFPSPAGPKGRGYMPVLAGLSIPKGAPDAAGATKIIETLTTQKIQLLTASKVGFFPTLNVQLPPDLDKGVALLAGAVTKTQAAKDAVISLLPVGLGDKGGEFNKVYMDSFQLIVLQNQPVGDVLAKQGAVMAKLMTDTKAPCWAPDAKSDGACPVQ
- a CDS encoding carbohydrate ABC transporter permease, coding for MTQNRPWIPYLLILPSVVFLGLLFIVPLVQTIWLAVSDDGAPSPANMQRMVTDINFMQSVRNTFLLTIVVVPVQIAIALAMGTMVAKIGRGRETILWIWTIPLGISDLAAGLVWLSILQNTGYFNSLLFSLGVISRQASWLSYQTPVALFIAIAVAEIWRGTAIVMVIIVAGLNQVPKEFKEAAEIFGAGPWTRFWKITLPLIRPALQSALILRTVLAFEVFAVVYALGGRNFPVLVGEAYNWQNQNQNYSVAAAYAVLIMVISLAATLVYLKAFKVDPERLP